GCGAGACGACCTTCACGAAGCCGTCTTCCTGGGTGACCTCGATGCCGAGGCCGCCGAATTCGCCGCGGGTCTGCACGCGCATGTCGGCGGCATCGTCGGGCGGCAGGTAGCTGGAATGCGGGTCGAGCGAGGTGAGCATGCCGTTGATCGCGGCCTCGATCAGCTTCTTGTCGTCGACCTCGGTGACATACTGCGCGCGGATGCGCTCGAAGATGTCGCCGAAGAGGTCGAGTTGTTCATAGACGCTGGTGTTCTTCTCGGCTTCCTGGGCGAGCAGCGGGCCGACAAACTGCGTCGTCGCCACCACGCCTGCCACGGTGCCGCCCACTGCGGCCATCAGAAACTTGTTCATCCTCAGATCATCCCTTGTCGCTGGCGAACCATTCTAGCGGGTCCACGGGGGCGTCGCCCTCTCTTACCTCTATATACAGGGTTTCCGTGCGTCCAGCGCCGGAAGCTTCACGTGACGGTGACGCGCTGTCACCTGCCGCATCCCCCATCAGTCCGACCGGAGCCCCCTCGGAGAGGATTTCCCCAGTGGCGGCATAGGTCTCGTCGAGTCCGGCCAGCACGAAAAGCAGGTCCGGCTGCGGCTCGAGGATCGTCACCAGCCCGTAATCGAGCAGCGGGCCGGAATAGCGCACGGTGGCGGCGGTGGGCGTGGTGACGATGGCCTGCGGCAGCGTGGCGATGACGATGCCGGGGCGCGAGACCCCGGCCGCATCCGCCTCGCCCGACAGGCGCAGCACCTGCCCGCGCACCGGCAGCGGCAGCGCGCCGCGCCGCGCGTCGACCGGCGGCAGCGTGTTCGGTGTCTCGCCCTGCGAGATGTTCGACAGGCCCGAGGCGAAGCCCTCGAGCGTTTCGGTCGCGGCGATGAGGATGGCGGTGCGCACCGGGTCCTCGGTGAAGCGCATCGGCAGGTCGGTGCGGTCGGCGACCGCCTGGCTCAGCTCGGTGCGCGCCTCCTGCACCCCGGCGAGCCCCGCGCGCAGCGTCTTCGCGGCGTTTTCCTGCAGGCTGCGCAGCTGCGCCACCTCGTCGAGATCCGAGCGCAGGTCGCGCGCCTCCTGCGCCAGCCCGGGCGTCACCGCCGCCAGCAGCATTCCCGCCCGCGCCGAGCCCACCGGCCCCGCCGGGTGCAGCAGCGCCTCGGGCGCGGCGGTGGTGCCGAGGCTCGAGAGCACGCCCAGCAGCTGCGCCACCTCGCCCTCCTGCGCGGCAAGGCGGCGGCTCAGCTCGGTCTCGCGGATGGCGGCCTCGCGCAGACCGTCGCGCAGCGCGGCGAGCCCGTCCTCGTAGGCCTCGACGGTCAGGGTCAGCGCCTTCACGCGGTCGCGCGAGGTCTCGGCCTCCGACAGCTGCACCGAGGCTTCCTCGAGCGCCCGCGCCGCCGCGCGCGCGGCATCACCCGGAGCCTGCGCCAGCGCCGGGCCCGCCATCAGGCAGAGGATCAGCGCGGCGGCTCTCATTTGTCGATCAGGCTCGTCCCGGTCATCTCGCCGGGCTGCGGCAGGTTCATCAGCTGCAGCAGCGTCGGCGCGACGTCGGCAAGGATGCCGTCATGCACGGTCGCGCCCTCGGGCCCGCCGAAGAGGATCACCGGCACCGGGTTGGTGGTGTGGGCGGTGTGCGGGCCGTTCGTCTCGTCGTCCCACATGGTCTCGCAATTGCCGTGGTCGGCGATCACCAGCATCGCGCCGCCGACCTTCTCGAGCGCCGCGACCACCTTGCCGAGCCCGTCGTCCACCGCCTCGCAGGCCTTGATCGCGGCATCGAGATCGCCGGTGTGGCCGACCATGTCGGGGTTGGCGAAGTTGGTGACGATGAGGTCATAGCCCTTCTCGATCGCGTCGACAAAGCGCTCGGCCACCTCGGGCTCGGACATCTCGGGCTGCAGGTCGTAGGTCGCCACCTTGGGCGATTTGGGCATGAAGCGGTCCTCGCCCTCTTCCGGGGTCTCCTTGCCGCCGTTGAGGAAGAAGGTGACGTGCGGATACTTCTCGGTCTCGGCGAGGCGGAACTGCGTCAGCCCGTGCTTGGCCACCCATTCGCCCAGCGTGTTGACGATGACCCGTTTGGGATAGGCGGTGGTCATGTAGGCGTTGTGCCTGTCGGAATACTCGACCATGCCGAGCAGCGCCGAGAGCTCGGGCTTTTCCCGCTCGAACCCGTCGAAGTCCGGCGCACCGATGGCGGCGAGGATCTCGCGCGCGCGGTCGGCGCGGAAGTTGAGGCAGAAGAACCCGTCGCCCGATTTCAGCCCCGAGTAGCCGCCGACGACCGTGGCGGGGATGAACTCGTCGGTCTTGTCCTTCGCGTAGCTCTGGGCAACGGCGGTGACCGCGTCGGGGGCGGTCTCTCCCTTGCCGTCCACCATCGCGTCATAGGCGGTCTCGACCCGCTCCCAGCGGTTGTCGCGGTCCATGGCGTAGTAGCGGCCGATCACCGTGCCGATGCGGGCCCCCTCGGGCAGGCTTTCGGAAAGGTCCCTCACGAAGCCCTCGCCCGATTTCGGCGCCACGTCGCGGCCGTCGGTGATCGCGTGCAGCACCACCTCGAGCCCCTGATCGACCAGCAGCTTCACCGCCGCCTTGATGTGGGTGATGTGGCCGTGCACGCCGCCGTCCGAGACGAGGCCCATCAGGTGCGCGCGGCCGCCCGCCGCCTTCACCTTCGCGGCGAAGTCGAGGATGGCCTCGTTGCCGAAGAAGGTCCCGTCCTCGATCGCGAGGTCGATCTGGCCGAGGTCCATCGCCACGACGCGGCCCGCGCCGATGTTGGTGTGACCCACCTCCGAGTTGCCCATCTGCCCAGTCGGCAGGCCAACCTCGGGCCCGAAGGTGGTCAGCTTGGCATGCGGGCAGGTGGCGTAGAGCCGGTCCATCGTCGGGGTCTTGGCCAGCGCCGGGGCGTTGTACGCCGTCTCGTCGCGCAGCCCCCAGCCGTCGAGGATGGTCAGGACAACGGGTTTCGGAGTGGTCATGTCATGGCCCTTCTGCTCGCGATGTTGCGGCAGGTGTAGCAGGGCCGCGCGGCGATGTGGAGAGCCGCCGCGCGCCGCGTCAGCCGAAGATCAGTTTCGGGATGAAGAGCGAGATCTGCGGCACGTAGGTGATCAGCAGCAGCACGAGGATGTTGACCACCACGAAGGGCCAGACCCCGCCGATGATCTGCGCCACCGGCTTTCCCAGCGTCGAGGAGGCGACGAAGATGTCGAGCCCGAAGGGCGGCGTGATCATCCCCAGCGAGATGTTCAGCGTGACGATCATGCCGAAATGAACGGGGTCGATGCCCAGCGACTGCGCCACCGGGAAGAGCGGCGGCACCAGCACCAGCAGCGCCGAGTTCGGGTCGATGAACATGCCCGCGATGAAGAAGCAGAGGTTCGCCACCATCAGGAAGGTGATCCAGCCCGCGTCCACAGAGTCCAGCATGCCGATGATCCCGGCGGGCACCTGCGCCAGCGTCACGAAGAACGAGATCAGCCCGCCCATCGCCAGCAGCACGAAGATGATCGCGGTGTTGATGGCGCTGCGCTCGGTGATCGCGAAGAGGTCGGACCACGTCAGGCTGCGCAGGATGAAGGCCTCGACCACGATGGCGTAGACCACGCTGACCGCCGCCGCCTCGGTCGGGGTGATGACCCCCGAGTAGATGCCTCCGAGGATGATGACGGGCATCCCGAGCGCCCATTTCGCCTGCCAGATCGCGCAAAGCCGCTCGGCCCATGGCACGCGCGGCTCGCGAGTCACGCCGGCCTTGCCCGCCTCGAGCCAGACGAAGATCGCGAAGGCGAGGCCGAGCACGATGCCGACGGCGAGCCCGCCCGCGAAGAGCCGCGAGATCGAGGTGCCGGTCATCCAGCCGTAGACGATGAAGGTGATCGAGGGCGGGATCAGCAGCGAGGTCTCGGCGCTGGCGACCAGCAGGCCGAGGCTGAACTTGTCGGAATAGCCCGCGCGGCGCATCTCGGGATAGACCATCCGGCCCATCGCCGCGACCGTCGCCGGGGCCGAGCCCGAGACCGCGCCGAAGGCCATGGAGCCGCCCACCACCACGTGGCCGATGCCGCCGCGGGTGTGCCCCACGAGCGCCTTCACCACGTTCACCAGCTGCGCCGCGATCTGCCCCGCACCCATCAGGTTGGCGGCGAAGATGAAGAACGGAATGGCCAGCAGCGTCGTGTGGTCGATGCCGCCGACGATCTTCTGCACGATCGCCGGATCGGGCAGCTTGGCGTAGAAGAGTTCCTTGTAGGCCAGCGCGGGCACGCCCAGCACCAGCAGCATCTCGAAGCCCGCAAGCAGCAGGAGCGCGGCGAGAAGGATGATCAGGATCAGCATCACTCGGCCTCCGCCTGCGCCGCGAAGCGGTCGATGAGGCCGAAGAGGCTGAGCCCGTAGCGCAGCCCCAGCAGCAGGAAGCCGATGACCGGCGCGAGGTAGATCAGCCCCATGGGGATGCCCAGCGTCGGCGAGGTCTGGCCGGATTTCAGCACGAACTGCACCATCTGCACGCCGAGCCACGCCACGTAGAGCGAGAAGAGCAGCCCCACCGTGTCGATCACCCGCAGCAGCCAGCGCCGCGCGGGTTCGGGGAGTTTCTCGCGCAGGTTGGTGATGCCGACGTGCTTGCCGCGCTCCAGCGCGAGGCCGAGCGCAAGGAAGACGAGGAAGAGGTTCATCAGCCGCACCGCCTCTTCGATCCAGGCGAAGCGGCTGGCCATCGTGCCGCCGAACTCGCGCATCACCACGGAGCCGAAGAACAGCGCCACCATGGTCAGGAAGAGCACGACGAGGATCGTGCGCTCGACCTTTCGCAGGAGGGTGAGAAGGGGCATGGGCAATCTCCGGTTCAGCTGGCGGCGGTGGGGCGGCTTATCTTGCAAAGAGGCGCCCGGGGGTCCGGGCGCCTTTCAAGGTCTTGGAAAGGTTGCGCGCCAAGGGTGGCGCGGCGGGCTCACTCAAGCCCGGCGACCGCCTCTTCATAGGTGGCGAGCAGCGCCTTGCCGGTGTCACCGGCCATGGCGATGTAGGCCTCCGAGGCCGGGCCCCAGGTCACGTCGCGCAGCGCGGCGCGCTCTTCGGGCGAGGCGACGCGCACGTTGGTGCCCGAGTCCTTGATCACCTGCAGCGCCTCTTCGACGGCGGCGGCCTTGTGCGCGGTCAGCTCGGGGATGACCTCGGCGAAGGCGCCCTTGATCACGTCCTGGTACTCGGCCGGC
The Salipiger sp. H15 DNA segment above includes these coding regions:
- a CDS encoding TRAP transporter small permease; this translates as MPLLTLLRKVERTILVVLFLTMVALFFGSVVMREFGGTMASRFAWIEEAVRLMNLFLVFLALGLALERGKHVGITNLREKLPEPARRWLLRVIDTVGLLFSLYVAWLGVQMVQFVLKSGQTSPTLGIPMGLIYLAPVIGFLLLGLRYGLSLFGLIDRFAAQAEAE
- the gpmI gene encoding 2,3-bisphosphoglycerate-independent phosphoglycerate mutase, which translates into the protein MTTPKPVVLTILDGWGLRDETAYNAPALAKTPTMDRLYATCPHAKLTTFGPEVGLPTGQMGNSEVGHTNIGAGRVVAMDLGQIDLAIEDGTFFGNEAILDFAAKVKAAGGRAHLMGLVSDGGVHGHITHIKAAVKLLVDQGLEVVLHAITDGRDVAPKSGEGFVRDLSESLPEGARIGTVIGRYYAMDRDNRWERVETAYDAMVDGKGETAPDAVTAVAQSYAKDKTDEFIPATVVGGYSGLKSGDGFFCLNFRADRAREILAAIGAPDFDGFEREKPELSALLGMVEYSDRHNAYMTTAYPKRVIVNTLGEWVAKHGLTQFRLAETEKYPHVTFFLNGGKETPEEGEDRFMPKSPKVATYDLQPEMSEPEVAERFVDAIEKGYDLIVTNFANPDMVGHTGDLDAAIKACEAVDDGLGKVVAALEKVGGAMLVIADHGNCETMWDDETNGPHTAHTTNPVPVILFGGPEGATVHDGILADVAPTLLQLMNLPQPGEMTGTSLIDK
- a CDS encoding TRAP transporter large permease — protein: MLILIILLAALLLLAGFEMLLVLGVPALAYKELFYAKLPDPAIVQKIVGGIDHTTLLAIPFFIFAANLMGAGQIAAQLVNVVKALVGHTRGGIGHVVVGGSMAFGAVSGSAPATVAAMGRMVYPEMRRAGYSDKFSLGLLVASAETSLLIPPSITFIVYGWMTGTSISRLFAGGLAVGIVLGLAFAIFVWLEAGKAGVTREPRVPWAERLCAIWQAKWALGMPVIILGGIYSGVITPTEAAAVSVVYAIVVEAFILRSLTWSDLFAITERSAINTAIIFVLLAMGGLISFFVTLAQVPAGIIGMLDSVDAGWITFLMVANLCFFIAGMFIDPNSALLVLVPPLFPVAQSLGIDPVHFGMIVTLNISLGMITPPFGLDIFVASSTLGKPVAQIIGGVWPFVVVNILVLLLITYVPQISLFIPKLIFG
- a CDS encoding peptidase M23 codes for the protein MRAAALILCLMAGPALAQAPGDAARAAARALEEASVQLSEAETSRDRVKALTLTVEAYEDGLAALRDGLREAAIRETELSRRLAAQEGEVAQLLGVLSSLGTTAAPEALLHPAGPVGSARAGMLLAAVTPGLAQEARDLRSDLDEVAQLRSLQENAAKTLRAGLAGVQEARTELSQAVADRTDLPMRFTEDPVRTAILIAATETLEGFASGLSNISQGETPNTLPPVDARRGALPLPVRGQVLRLSGEADAAGVSRPGIVIATLPQAIVTTPTAATVRYSGPLLDYGLVTILEPQPDLLFVLAGLDETYAATGEILSEGAPVGLMGDAAGDSASPSREASGAGRTETLYIEVREGDAPVDPLEWFASDKG